A genome region from Oscillospiraceae bacterium includes the following:
- the rodA gene encoding rod shape-determining protein RodA: MIKKIKENIRNFDTPLFTACIILAVIGLILVLSASKSYGSSRIILVQTVAFFGGVFVCLLMAFWDYEFLSTKWLYILGLNLFLLILVLIIGIGAEEVGGNSWIDLGIIKFQPAEIVKIGYIICFAVQLDYCKDDINNPKNIVLFILHFALIIGLIMLQPDFGTAMVFLAIFAGMLFVARISYKYIFAAFGAAICAAPLMWFFFLSEYQKDRIRVFLNPELDPLRSGYQVIQSKLAVGSGEIVGSGLFNGVQTQLGFLPAKHTDFIFSVACEELGFIGAVIIIGIIIFIIARCFYIASNAKNSLGTFIATGIGMMLLAQSFENICMTIGLMPVTGITLPFLSYGGSSLVTTFLAIGIVLNIKIRHRVINF, encoded by the coding sequence ATGATAAAAAAGATAAAAGAGAATATAAGAAATTTTGACACACCACTTTTTACAGCATGTATAATACTTGCTGTAATCGGTCTTATTCTTGTTTTAAGTGCTTCTAAAAGTTATGGGTCATCAAGAATTATTTTAGTTCAGACCGTTGCTTTTTTCGGCGGAGTTTTCGTTTGTCTTTTAATGGCTTTCTGGGACTATGAATTTTTATCAACAAAATGGCTCTACATTTTAGGACTGAATCTATTCCTTCTTATTCTGGTTTTAATAATTGGAATCGGTGCGGAAGAAGTGGGAGGAAACAGTTGGATTGATTTGGGAATAATTAAGTTCCAGCCTGCCGAAATTGTTAAAATAGGGTATATTATTTGTTTTGCAGTACAGTTGGATTATTGTAAAGATGATATTAATAATCCTAAAAATATTGTTTTATTTATACTTCATTTTGCACTTATAATAGGTCTTATAATGTTACAGCCTGATTTTGGGACCGCTATGGTATTTCTTGCAATCTTTGCAGGAATGTTGTTTGTGGCAAGGATAAGTTATAAATATATTTTTGCTGCATTCGGAGCGGCAATATGTGCAGCACCTCTTATGTGGTTTTTCTTCCTTTCCGAGTACCAGAAGGATAGGATAAGAGTTTTTTTAAATCCTGAACTTGACCCTCTAAGAAGCGGTTATCAGGTTATTCAGTCAAAACTTGCAGTTGGCTCGGGAGAGATTGTCGGAAGCGGGCTTTTTAACGGAGTTCAGACGCAACTTGGATTTCTACCTGCAAAGCATACCGATTTTATATTTTCAGTTGCATGCGAAGAACTTGGTTTTATCGGTGCTGTAATTATAATTGGAATAATAATATTTATTATAGCAAGATGCTTTTATATAGCATCAAATGCAAAAAACTCTTTGGGCACATTTATTGCCACAGGTATAGGAATGATGCTTCTTGCCCAGTCTTTTGAAAATATATGTATGACTATAGGGCTTATGCCTGTAACAGGTATTACTCTTCCTTTCTTAAGTTACGGAGGCTCGTCGCTTGTTACAACATTTCTGGCAATAGGAATTGTTCTTAATATTAAAATAAGGCACAGAGTAATAAACTTTTAA